One segment of Luteolibacter rhizosphaerae DNA contains the following:
- a CDS encoding outer membrane protein — protein sequence MNTRTAVTLALLAAPSVMLAGEAEYTNTTTTTSAPPSYSSDHVGWYLGGGVDYFFDAEEPFYNGHLGYDFGGGHSLFLESGWLGTEEFVFPFNVDIDIVPITLNYKYEYMFNERFGLYAGLGAGASNVDVNVGFVSDDDWTLTAQAFAGLVYNVSENFEIYGGARYLWIDDPDLFGATFDKFDDVSAGVGVRFNF from the coding sequence ATGAATACCAGAACCGCAGTGACCCTCGCTCTCCTCGCCGCACCCTCCGTGATGCTGGCAGGCGAGGCCGAGTACACGAATACCACCACCACGACCTCCGCTCCTCCATCTTATTCCTCCGATCATGTCGGTTGGTATCTCGGCGGCGGGGTCGACTACTTCTTCGATGCTGAAGAACCGTTCTATAACGGTCACTTGGGCTACGATTTCGGTGGCGGTCATTCGCTCTTCCTCGAGTCCGGCTGGCTCGGCACCGAGGAATTCGTGTTCCCGTTCAATGTCGACATCGACATCGTCCCGATCACGCTCAACTACAAGTATGAGTACATGTTCAACGAGCGCTTCGGTCTTTATGCAGGCCTTGGTGCCGGTGCTTCGAATGTGGACGTGAACGTCGGTTTCGTCAGCGACGACGACTGGACCCTCACCGCCCAAGCCTTCGCCGGTTTGGTTTACAATGTCTCCGAGAACTTCGAGATCTACGGCGGTGCGCGTTACCTCTGGATCGATGATCCGGATCTCTTCGGCGCGACCTTCGACAAGTTCGACGATGTGAGCGCCGGTGTGGGCGTCCGCTTCAACTTCTGA
- a CDS encoding response regulator codes for MPNSLRPSPLPSQKAGSKVPIYIGFAAAVAFFLFSGYNAYRNTNALRKAQEQVQQTHTVITSFDTVASLLKDAETGQRGFVITGDERYLQPYYATLTAIQGEVEKMRGLTDGNVLQRDLFHQVEAQIAAKLEEMDETIRLRRDNGFEAARALVVTDRGKEAMDQLRENLAAMRREENRQRTTLIEQMEGAHSIAVSSGFVTAGLGIGLALAVLGLLQRAQTLRQKADWMQVGKLELGSVMSGERTLGALGESVLAFLSNYVDAHAGALFVRRGDYFDRVALTGVTASSEIPEQFKTGEGLLGRAVAEKAARRLDDVPDGYLRIGSGLGEGVPRNLIVLPAATDNLVNAVIELGFIHPLTPQKQEFLQQSSEQIALAVKAALYREHLQELLEETQQQSEEVQAQAEELRVSNEELEEQSHALRETQSRLELQQAELEQVNFQLSEQASTLEGQRNDLIKAKQSLESQARLVEQASRYKSDFLANMSHELRTPLNSSLILARILADNRPGNLNEEQIKYAQTIETAGNDLLNLINDVLDLSKIEAGHMEIHAEPVKPASLIETLKAIFEPIAAQKGVALHMTLDPQVPAEIETDTQRLMQVLKNLLSNAVKFTERGEVSCRITPAGPKKIRISVQDTGIGIDPEFQRSVFEPFYQADAASNRKFGGTGLGLSISRQLAWLLGGEIELQSEPGKGSTFTLTLPCIHVAPAHPMPLSNTPALPAAPVTAEIRQPATAAPTPKPVDPAKPRVIDDREQLSGSKRVILIVEDDEAFARILLDLAHEMHFHGLIATTAEEALALAPQHLPGAVILDVGLPDNSGLFVLERLKADSRTRHIPVHVVSGSDYTQTALALGAVGYMLKPVKREQLVDAFQKLEGRLNEKMRKVLVVEDDPVQLDAMKQLFGTLDVETSCAGTAAGCLALLKDGTFDCMVLDLSLPDASGFSLLETLSKEDSYSFPPVIVYTGRELAADEEQRLRRYSKSIIIKGAKSPERLLDEVTLFLHQVVSELPPEQQRMLEKSGNRDAALEGRRILIAEDDVRNVFALTSLLEGRGVKLQIARNGREAVTALERSLAEPGAAVDLVLMDIMMPEMDGITAMREIRKRPEWKKLPIIALTAKAMKNDQEACLAAGANDYLAKPLDVDKLLSLIRVWMPR; via the coding sequence ATGCCGAATTCGCTCCGCCCCTCCCCGCTTCCGTCGCAGAAGGCAGGAAGCAAGGTCCCCATCTACATCGGATTCGCCGCGGCCGTGGCGTTCTTCCTCTTCAGCGGCTACAACGCCTACCGCAACACGAATGCCTTGCGCAAAGCTCAGGAGCAAGTCCAGCAGACCCACACGGTCATCACCTCTTTCGATACCGTCGCCTCCCTGTTGAAGGATGCCGAAACCGGCCAACGCGGCTTCGTCATCACCGGTGACGAGCGCTATCTTCAGCCCTACTACGCCACGCTGACCGCAATCCAAGGCGAGGTGGAAAAGATGCGCGGACTCACCGACGGGAATGTCCTGCAACGGGATCTCTTCCATCAGGTAGAGGCACAGATCGCGGCCAAGCTGGAAGAAATGGATGAAACGATCCGCTTGCGCCGGGACAACGGCTTCGAGGCGGCTCGCGCCTTGGTGGTGACGGATCGTGGCAAGGAAGCGATGGACCAGCTTCGGGAAAACTTGGCCGCCATGAGGCGCGAGGAAAACCGCCAGCGCACCACGCTCATCGAACAAATGGAGGGAGCCCATAGCATCGCGGTGAGCAGCGGCTTCGTCACGGCAGGTCTGGGCATCGGCCTGGCTCTCGCCGTCCTCGGCCTTCTCCAGAGGGCTCAGACCCTGCGCCAAAAGGCCGACTGGATGCAGGTGGGCAAGCTGGAACTCGGCAGCGTGATGTCCGGAGAGAGAACCTTGGGCGCGCTGGGAGAAAGTGTCTTGGCTTTCCTGAGCAACTACGTGGATGCCCATGCCGGTGCACTTTTCGTCCGCCGCGGAGATTATTTCGACCGGGTCGCCCTCACTGGCGTCACAGCCTCCAGCGAGATCCCCGAACAATTCAAGACAGGCGAGGGACTGCTCGGCCGCGCCGTCGCCGAGAAGGCAGCCCGCCGTTTGGATGACGTGCCGGATGGCTATCTCAGGATCGGCTCCGGACTCGGCGAGGGAGTTCCACGAAACCTGATCGTCCTACCCGCCGCCACCGACAACTTGGTGAATGCGGTGATCGAACTCGGCTTCATCCATCCGCTCACACCGCAGAAGCAGGAGTTCCTGCAGCAGTCGTCCGAGCAGATCGCCCTCGCGGTGAAGGCAGCCCTCTACCGCGAACATCTACAAGAACTGTTGGAGGAAACCCAACAGCAATCCGAGGAAGTACAGGCGCAGGCGGAAGAGCTGCGCGTCTCGAACGAGGAACTCGAAGAGCAAAGCCACGCACTGCGCGAGACCCAATCGCGCCTTGAACTCCAGCAAGCCGAGCTGGAGCAGGTGAATTTCCAGCTCTCCGAGCAGGCCTCGACCTTGGAAGGTCAGCGCAACGACCTGATCAAGGCGAAGCAATCGCTGGAAAGCCAGGCCCGCCTCGTCGAGCAGGCCAGCCGCTACAAGTCGGACTTCCTTGCGAACATGTCGCACGAGCTCCGCACGCCGCTGAATTCCTCGCTGATCCTTGCCCGCATCCTGGCGGACAATCGCCCGGGCAACCTGAACGAGGAACAGATCAAATACGCACAGACGATCGAGACCGCCGGCAATGACTTGCTGAACCTGATCAACGACGTGCTCGACCTGTCCAAGATCGAGGCCGGCCACATGGAGATCCACGCGGAGCCGGTGAAGCCAGCCAGCCTGATCGAAACCTTGAAGGCGATCTTCGAACCGATCGCCGCCCAGAAGGGCGTCGCCCTGCACATGACCTTGGACCCGCAGGTCCCGGCCGAGATCGAGACCGACACCCAGCGTCTGATGCAGGTCCTGAAGAACCTGCTCTCGAACGCGGTGAAATTCACCGAGCGCGGCGAAGTGAGCTGCCGCATCACCCCGGCGGGACCGAAGAAGATCCGCATCTCCGTGCAGGACACCGGCATCGGCATCGATCCCGAATTCCAGCGCTCCGTGTTCGAGCCCTTCTACCAGGCGGATGCCGCCAGCAACCGGAAGTTCGGCGGCACCGGCCTGGGGCTTTCCATCTCCCGCCAGCTCGCATGGCTGCTCGGCGGCGAAATCGAGCTGCAGAGCGAGCCGGGCAAGGGCAGCACCTTCACGCTCACGCTTCCCTGCATCCACGTGGCACCGGCTCACCCGATGCCGCTCTCGAATACTCCCGCCCTGCCAGCCGCCCCCGTGACCGCGGAGATCCGTCAGCCCGCCACAGCCGCACCCACGCCGAAGCCGGTCGATCCCGCCAAACCCCGCGTCATCGATGACCGCGAGCAGCTCAGCGGTTCGAAGCGCGTGATCCTCATCGTGGAGGATGACGAGGCCTTCGCCCGCATCCTGCTGGATCTCGCGCACGAGATGCATTTCCATGGACTGATCGCCACCACGGCGGAAGAAGCCCTCGCCCTCGCCCCGCAGCACCTTCCCGGCGCGGTGATCCTGGACGTGGGACTACCGGACAATTCCGGGCTCTTCGTTCTGGAACGCCTGAAGGCTGATTCGCGCACCCGCCACATCCCGGTGCACGTGGTCTCCGGCAGCGACTACACCCAGACGGCATTGGCCCTCGGCGCGGTGGGATACATGCTGAAGCCCGTGAAGCGCGAACAGCTCGTCGACGCTTTCCAGAAGCTGGAGGGACGCCTGAACGAGAAGATGCGCAAGGTGCTCGTGGTCGAAGACGATCCGGTCCAGCTCGATGCCATGAAGCAGCTTTTCGGAACCCTGGACGTGGAGACTTCCTGCGCCGGCACCGCGGCGGGATGCTTGGCCCTGCTGAAGGACGGCACCTTCGACTGCATGGTACTCGATCTCAGCCTCCCCGATGCTTCCGGCTTCTCGCTGCTGGAAACCCTGAGCAAGGAAGACAGCTACTCCTTCCCGCCCGTGATCGTCTATACCGGCCGCGAACTGGCTGCGGACGAAGAACAACGACTGCGGCGCTACTCGAAATCGATCATCATCAAGGGAGCCAAGTCCCCCGAACGCCTGCTCGATGAAGTGACCCTCTTCCTCCACCAGGTCGTCTCCGAGCTGCCGCCGGAACAACAGCGCATGCTGGAGAAATCCGGCAATCGCGATGCCGCCCTGGAAGGCCGCCGCATCCTCATCGCGGAAGACGATGTCCGGAACGTCTTCGCCCTGACCAGCCTGCTCGAAGGCCGCGGAGTGAAGCTCCAGATCGCCCGCAATGGCCGCGAGGCGGTGACAGCGCTGGAGCGTTCGCTGGCGGAGCCGGGTGCCGCGGTGGATCTTGTTCTCATGGACATCATGATGCCGGAGATGGACGGCATCACCGCGATGCGCGAAATCCGCAAGCGCCCGGAGTGGAAGAAGCTGCCCATCATCGCCCTGACGGCAAAGGCGATGAAGAACGATCAGGAGGCCTGTCTGGCCGCCGGAGCGAACGACTACCTTGCCAAGCCGCTGGACGTGGACAAGTTGCTCTCGCTGATCCGCGTTTGGATGCCCCGCTGA